The genomic stretch ATGTCTCAATATGATTAATTCCAGACTGTCTCAAAACGCTTTCCAACTGATAAGAATTAGATTCAAAAACTTGCCCAAAATCAAGATTTTCGCCTGGCTTTACCAATTCAGTCCCAGTTAAAATTAAGGAGACAGAAAGCGGCGAATAAACTTGTACTTCAGTACATCCGATTCCCGCCAAATATCCGATTGCCGCAGCTGAAAGGTAACTTTCAGAGCTTATCGCAACGGTGTCTTTTTTAGCATCACTTCCGATAGGTCTTACGTTAGCGTCTTTTTCAAGATCATTATCTTCAATGATAAGCAAATCATCACCCTCAATTTTGACTTTCTCCTGCATTACGACCGTATCTGCGCCATCGGGAAGTGGTGCACCTGTAAAAATCCGATAAGCTGTACCATGTTCTAGATTAGCTCGTTCCGTAGATCCGGCAGGTATTTCGCCTACAATTTTTAGTTTTAAATCTTTATCTTCAAATCTAAGCGCATAGCCATCCATTGAAGATTGTGTAAAATTCGGGATATTGTATTTAGAATAAATATCTTCGCTAGTCGTGTATCCAAAGGCTTCTTTCAAAGGAAGATTCTGATGTTTTCTTTGTGGAATATTTTGATTGATGATTTTCTGAGCTTCCTGTATGCTGATCATTCCTTAGTTTTTAAATTTTCATAATCTGATGGCGTATCAATATCGATAGCACCTTGGTCAAAGGTAAAAATATTGACGTCATCCATATTTTGCTGAATGATTTTTTTTGCACCTTGTTCGCCGCTAAGATGTAGTAATTTTTTAAAATATTTTTTTGAAAACAATACAGGAACGCCGATCGTGCCTGCATATTCAGCAGCGATAATTTCTTTTGAAGAATAATCAGCAAGTTTTAACATTTCGATAAAAACTTCGCTTGAAAGATAAGGCTGATCGCAAACTGAAATAAAGCATCTTTCCATTTCCGGCAAATGATTCAATAAGATTTGCAGTCCAGATTTTATGGATGAAGCCATTCCGGATTCCCATTCTTCATTGACTGATATTAATGTAATTTTATCCTTAATTTGAAAAGCTATTTCACTGTGATTTGCACCTAATACAATGATGATTTTATTATTATCGAATACTTGTAAAGAGGTATCAACTATCCTTTCCAGCAGAGTTTTTCCCTGATAAAGTAACAGTTGTTTTGGCGACCCCATTCTTGTGGAATTTCCGGCAGCCAATAATATAATTCCGGTGTTTTTCATTATCCGCCAATATTAATCATACTTCTGTTCTGAATAATCGAAGCATTTATTTTTTCAAACTTTTCATTCAGTTGTCCACCCTGCGTTTTTGCTTTTGACCAAATTGCTGATTCTATAATCGGTACAATATCCTGTCCTTCTCTAAACGGAGTTAACAGATCTGTTTCTTTTTTTGAAAAAAGACAGTTTTTCAGCCTACCGTCTGCAGTAAGTCTTATTCGATTGCATCCACTGCAAAAAGGTTCGCTCATTGTACTGATAATGGAAAAACTTCCCTGATGTCCTTCGATGCTGAAATTTTTTGCTGTATCGTGAATGCCCATTGGCAAAGGTTTAAAATTGTATTTCTCTCGGATAATTTCTAGAATTTCTTTTTGGGTCATCACCTGATTACTGCTCCATCTGTTCCCGCTGAAGGGCATAAATTCTATAAAACGAACTTCCAAAAGCTGTGTTTTTGTAAATGCAATGAAGTCACAAATTTCATCATCATTAATTCCTTTCATCAAGACCACATTGATCTTGGTTTTGATGTTCTTTTCCAGTAGCAGATTTATATTTCTCATCACGCGGTCAAAATAATCTCGGCGCGTTATCTTTTGAAATCTGTCTTTCTGTAAGGTATCGAGACTGATATTAATACTGTGAAAATTAGATTGAATAATCTCAGGAAGAAGATCATCGATACGAATCCCGTTTGTGGTGCAGCTCAATTGAACAGGTAATTTAGCCAAATTGGTGATGATCTTTGCGGCATCTTTTCTTACAAATGGTTCACCACCTGTGAGCCTGATTTTATTAACGCCATTTTTAACAAAAAGCTTTGCTAGCATATCAATTTCATCCACCTGCATCAGTTTTGAATGCGGTGTAAAATCATAATTTTCTTCCGGCATGCAGTAAAAGCAACGGAGATTGCAGTTGTCCGTCAGCGATATCCGGAGATAATTGTGTATCCTTCCAAATTGATCTGTTAACATAATTTTCTTTTTAAATCCTGATAATGTCAGTATGAATTTTTTCTTTTTTATCTCTTAGCGATAAACCCTTTTTACCACTCAGAACCGCTTTAATTTCAGCAATGACCGAAATGGCAATTTCTTCCGACGTTTCAGCACCAATATCCATTCCAACAGGTCCGTAAAGTTTGTTTAATTCTTTTTCACCAACGCCGATCCCGTCATTTTTAAGATCTTCCAGCATTCTGTTAAGTTTAGTTTTGGGACCCAATAATCCTATATACTTTGTTGGCTGATCGATAATTAGCTTTAACAATGCCAAATCATAATTATAATTGTGGGTCATTAAAACAAAAACTGTGGCCTCGTCAATTTCAATGGTATTAATGATTTCCTCAGGCTTGGATAAGATAACTTCACTGGCAGTGGGAAATCTTTTTTTGAGAGCATGTGTTGCTCTTCCGTCCGCAACAATGGTTTTCCAGCCCAGAATAGAGGCTGTTTCTACGAGAGGTTTAACATCATTTCCTGCTCCTGCAATAAGCAGAGTCGTCTGTGGGGATATATATTGAAGTAAAATTTCACTTGAAGATATTTTACTCAGTACGCTTTGTTTCTTTTCCAAAACTTGTAGTGAAAGATTTTGTAATTCAGTATCTGTAATGAAATCTGAGGTTAACAAAGTTACTTTATGATTATTCATCAATCCGACAGTTCCGATCTGCATGCTTCTGTTTTCAATGGAAAATGATGTTATAACAATGGATGCCATTCTGTTTTCTATTGATTTTTCTAAAAGGTGAATTGGATTTTGAGCACAACTCTCATCAATATATTCGAATAAAATATGAACAATTCCGTTGCATCCCAACTGTACCCCAAATTCTACATCATCGGGATTATTCGTGTCATACGTAACGAGTTTTTTACTTTTCTGATGAATGGCAAGGACGGCTTTTCTCAATGCATCACCTTCCAGACAGCCACCACTGATAGCTCCTGTGAGTTGTCCGTCTTCTGTCACCAGCATTCTTGCTCCAGCTTGCCGGTATGAAGAGCCTGCAACTTTTACAACAGTAGCCAACGCTGTTTTTAATCCATCATTATGGGCTTTTTTATAGGCTTTTACGATGTCTTTGATCTCTTTCATGAAGATACATTTTACAGATTATTAAGTTTGTTTCACAGTAAGT from Chryseobacterium indoltheticum encodes the following:
- a CDS encoding nucleotidyltransferase family protein; this encodes MKNTGIILLAAGNSTRMGSPKQLLLYQGKTLLERIVDTSLQVFDNNKIIIVLGANHSEIAFQIKDKITLISVNEEWESGMASSIKSGLQILLNHLPEMERCFISVCDQPYLSSEVFIEMLKLADYSSKEIIAAEYAGTIGVPVLFSKKYFKKLLHLSGEQGAKKIIQQNMDDVNIFTFDQGAIDIDTPSDYENLKTKE
- the moaA gene encoding GTP 3',8-cyclase MoaA codes for the protein MLTDQFGRIHNYLRISLTDNCNLRCFYCMPEENYDFTPHSKLMQVDEIDMLAKLFVKNGVNKIRLTGGEPFVRKDAAKIITNLAKLPVQLSCTTNGIRIDDLLPEIIQSNFHSINISLDTLQKDRFQKITRRDYFDRVMRNINLLLEKNIKTKINVVLMKGINDDEICDFIAFTKTQLLEVRFIEFMPFSGNRWSSNQVMTQKEILEIIREKYNFKPLPMGIHDTAKNFSIEGHQGSFSIISTMSEPFCSGCNRIRLTADGRLKNCLFSKKETDLLTPFREGQDIVPIIESAIWSKAKTQGGQLNEKFEKINASIIQNRSMINIGG
- a CDS encoding molybdopterin molybdotransferase MoeA, whose translation is MISIQEAQKIINQNIPQRKHQNLPLKEAFGYTTSEDIYSKYNIPNFTQSSMDGYALRFEDKDLKLKIVGEIPAGSTERANLEHGTAYRIFTGAPLPDGADTVVMQEKVKIEGDDLLIIEDNDLEKDANVRPIGSDAKKDTVAISSESYLSAAAIGYLAGIGCTEVQVYSPLSVSLILTGTELVKPGENLDFGQVFESNSYQLESVLRQSGINHIETFWVKDDSLQVERILNSALTKTDIVILVGGVSVGDYDYVIDAAKMCGVEQKFHKIRQKPGKPFYFGTKEEKLIFGLPGNPSSALTCFYLYIAPLLSKIIKRPSITTETKAITTTRYQKKIGLTHFLKATYLDGKVTPLHAQESYRLQSFAEANCLMILKENSEGCEKDEIVDIIVLK
- a CDS encoding XdhC family protein, whose product is MKEIKDIVKAYKKAHNDGLKTALATVVKVAGSSYRQAGARMLVTEDGQLTGAISGGCLEGDALRKAVLAIHQKSKKLVTYDTNNPDDVEFGVQLGCNGIVHILFEYIDESCAQNPIHLLEKSIENRMASIVITSFSIENRSMQIGTVGLMNNHKVTLLTSDFITDTELQNLSLQVLEKKQSVLSKISSSEILLQYISPQTTLLIAGAGNDVKPLVETASILGWKTIVADGRATHALKKRFPTASEVILSKPEEIINTIEIDEATVFVLMTHNYNYDLALLKLIIDQPTKYIGLLGPKTKLNRMLEDLKNDGIGVGEKELNKLYGPVGMDIGAETSEEIAISVIAEIKAVLSGKKGLSLRDKKEKIHTDIIRI